The following coding sequences lie in one Nitratireductor mangrovi genomic window:
- a CDS encoding invasion associated locus B family protein, translating into MKINRKSATRLTVLAGAATAFLAANVIPASAQQAQQPQIPRGWFKACSKQEDVDICNVQNIILADSGQLITGVSLIEIKGKVNRKVFQITVPTGRLMKPGVGVQVDGGKAQKVDYAVCLPDRCVAEVPLTDPLIDSFKKGGELTLTSVNFQNQPNPIKVSLQGFTDAFDGAPLQQSDIEDRQKKLQEFVSKNNEDFAKKLKEEQEKAKAGN; encoded by the coding sequence ATGAAGATCAATCGCAAAAGCGCGACCCGACTGACGGTACTGGCAGGCGCCGCAACGGCGTTCCTGGCGGCCAATGTCATTCCGGCATCCGCGCAGCAGGCCCAGCAGCCGCAGATTCCGCGTGGATGGTTCAAGGCCTGCTCCAAGCAGGAGGATGTCGACATCTGCAATGTCCAGAACATCATCCTGGCTGATTCAGGCCAGCTCATCACCGGGGTGAGCCTGATCGAGATCAAGGGCAAGGTGAACCGCAAGGTCTTCCAGATAACGGTGCCGACCGGGCGGCTGATGAAGCCGGGGGTCGGCGTCCAGGTCGATGGCGGCAAGGCGCAGAAGGTCGACTACGCCGTCTGCCTGCCGGACCGCTGCGTAGCCGAGGTGCCGCTCACCGATCCGCTCATCGACTCCTTCAAGAAGGGCGGCGAGCTGACGCTCACCTCAGTCAACTTCCAGAACCAGCCGAACCCGATCAAGGTTTCGCTGCAGGGCTTCACCGACGCCTTTGACGGCGCGCCGCTTCAGCAGTCCGACATCGAAGACCGCCAGAAGAAGCTGCAGGAGTTCGTCTCGAAGAACAACGAGGATTTCGCCAAGAAGCTCAAGGAAGAGCAGGAAAAGGCGAAAGCCGGCAACTGA
- a CDS encoding extracellular solute-binding protein: protein MNRFALTTVAFAAAFLSGMATGEAEPSHALAMHGEPALPADFEHLPYANPDAPKGGSVDYAVQGSFDSLNPFIIQGSAARGTLDLDFGYNVFESLMQRSYDEPFTLYPLIAKTVETDEERSFVEFTLDERARFSDGEPITADDVIFTFKLLRDKGFPRYRRTVDKIARMEKVGDNGVRFTFGEGDRELPLILGLMPVLPEHATDAETFEKSTLKPMIGSGPYTVDAVRPGELLVLKRNPDYWAKDIPSKRGFDNYDEVRINYFRDENALFEAFKKGLVDVHVENNSGRWTGEYDFPAVTSGDIVKDTFESGLPSGMYGFVMNTRRPVFQNRDVRAALAMLFDFEWANRNLFDGAYTRTKSYFDGSELSSQEQPASDAEKALLAPFPDSVEPEIMQGTWAPPVSDGSGRDREFLRNGFEALKKAGYAMQGGKLVGPDGRPLAFEIMLRAKGGEELALAWQRTLARLGIEASLRSVDAAQYQQRLLSFDYDVILHSYPSSLSPGVEQIGRWGSASREAQGSWNFAGAADPALDAMIDALLNARQRDEFIDAVRAYDRVLLSGAYVVPLYHRDEKWVARWKRIRHPDQAPLYGYQLQSWWHAPD, encoded by the coding sequence ATGAACCGATTTGCCCTGACGACGGTCGCGTTTGCCGCCGCCTTCCTGAGCGGCATGGCGACGGGGGAGGCCGAACCGAGCCATGCCCTCGCCATGCATGGCGAACCGGCGCTGCCAGCCGATTTCGAGCATCTTCCCTACGCCAATCCGGATGCGCCGAAGGGCGGTTCGGTCGACTATGCAGTGCAGGGCTCGTTCGACAGCCTCAATCCTTTCATCATTCAGGGGTCGGCGGCGCGCGGAACGCTCGACCTCGACTTCGGCTACAACGTCTTCGAAAGCCTGATGCAGCGCTCCTATGACGAGCCCTTCACGCTCTATCCACTGATCGCCAAGACCGTCGAGACCGACGAGGAGCGTTCTTTCGTCGAGTTCACCCTCGACGAGCGGGCACGGTTTTCGGACGGCGAGCCGATCACGGCGGACGATGTGATCTTCACCTTCAAGCTTCTGCGCGACAAGGGTTTTCCCCGCTACAGGCGCACCGTGGACAAGATCGCCAGGATGGAAAAGGTCGGCGACAACGGCGTCCGCTTCACCTTTGGCGAAGGCGATCGCGAATTGCCGCTGATCCTCGGTCTGATGCCGGTGCTGCCCGAACACGCGACCGATGCCGAAACCTTCGAGAAATCGACGCTGAAGCCGATGATCGGCAGCGGTCCCTACACCGTGGACGCGGTTCGCCCCGGTGAACTTCTGGTTCTGAAACGCAACCCCGACTACTGGGCAAAGGATATTCCCTCAAAGCGCGGCTTCGACAATTACGACGAGGTGCGCATCAACTATTTCCGCGACGAGAACGCGCTCTTCGAAGCCTTCAAGAAGGGACTGGTCGACGTCCACGTCGAAAACAACAGCGGCCGCTGGACCGGCGAATATGATTTCCCGGCGGTGACGAGCGGCGACATCGTCAAGGATACGTTCGAAAGCGGCCTGCCATCCGGCATGTACGGCTTCGTGATGAACACCCGCCGCCCGGTGTTCCAGAATCGCGATGTGCGCGCCGCGCTCGCAATGCTGTTTGATTTCGAGTGGGCGAACCGCAACCTGTTCGACGGCGCCTATACCAGGACAAAGAGTTATTTCGACGGCTCGGAGCTGTCGTCCCAGGAACAGCCGGCCAGCGATGCCGAAAAGGCCCTGCTAGCGCCCTTCCCCGACTCGGTCGAACCGGAGATCATGCAAGGCACGTGGGCACCGCCGGTTTCGGACGGCTCGGGGCGCGATCGCGAGTTCCTGCGCAACGGTTTCGAGGCGCTGAAGAAGGCGGGCTACGCCATGCAGGGCGGCAAGTTGGTCGGGCCTGACGGGCGGCCGCTGGCGTTCGAGATCATGCTGCGCGCCAAGGGCGGGGAGGAACTGGCGCTTGCGTGGCAGCGCACCCTCGCCCGGCTGGGCATCGAGGCAAGCCTGCGCTCGGTCGATGCCGCGCAATATCAGCAGCGCCTCCTGAGCTTCGACTATGACGTGATCCTGCATTCCTACCCGTCATCGCTGTCACCGGGCGTCGAGCAGATCGGCCGCTGGGGCAGCGCCTCGCGTGAGGCGCAGGGCTCGTGGAACTTCGCCGGCGCGGCCGACCCGGCGCTCGACGCCATGATCGACGCGCTGCTCAATGCGCGCCAGCGCGACGAGTTCATCGACGCGGTACGCGCCTATGACCGGGTCCTGCTGAGCGGTGCCTATGTCGTGCCGCTCTATCACCGCGACGAAAAGTGGGTGGCGCGCTGGAAGCGCATCCGGCACCCTGACCAGGCGCCGCTTTACGGCTACCAGTTGCAAAGCTGGTGGCACGCCCCAGATTAG
- a CDS encoding DsbA family oxidoreductase codes for MSDSSKVQIDVVSDVVCPWCYIGRQRLKQAIADLDGVEVEVRWRPYQLDPTIPAEGHDRKAYMLAKFGSEERLKEVHKTVLGAGQEAGIEFDFGAIAVSPNTLDAHRVIRWSQTAGPGVQDRLVGALFKAYFEDGKNVGDRSVLIDAARDAGMDVAVVESLLPTDADRDAVRTEIETASRMGIRGVPCFLLENRYAVMGAQEPEALADAIRQVAEAKARGELEPAAG; via the coding sequence ATGAGCGACAGCAGCAAGGTCCAAATCGACGTCGTGTCGGATGTCGTCTGTCCCTGGTGCTATATCGGCAGGCAGCGGCTGAAACAGGCCATCGCAGACCTGGACGGTGTCGAGGTCGAGGTGCGCTGGCGGCCCTACCAGCTCGATCCGACCATCCCTGCCGAAGGCCATGACCGCAAGGCATATATGCTGGCCAAGTTCGGCAGCGAGGAGCGGCTGAAAGAGGTTCACAAGACCGTCCTGGGTGCCGGCCAGGAAGCAGGCATAGAATTCGATTTCGGCGCGATTGCCGTTTCGCCCAACACGCTCGATGCACACAGGGTGATCCGCTGGTCCCAGACCGCCGGCCCCGGCGTCCAGGATCGTCTGGTCGGCGCGCTGTTCAAGGCCTATTTCGAGGACGGCAAGAATGTCGGCGATCGCAGCGTGCTGATCGACGCCGCGCGCGATGCCGGTATGGACGTCGCCGTGGTGGAAAGCCTGCTGCCCACCGACGCTGACCGCGACGCGGTGCGCACCGAGATCGAGACGGCGTCGCGCATGGGTATTCGCGGCGTGCCGTGCTTCCTGCTCGAAAACCGCTATGCGGTGATGGGCGCGCAGGAGCCGGAAGCGCTCGCCGACGCCATCAGGCAGGTCGCCGAGGCCAAGGCGCGCGGCGAACTGGAGCCGGCGGCTGGCTAG
- a CDS encoding AEC family transporter, whose translation MAEIFGLVLPFFGLIFLGFFVARIVRQPLEALGWMNIFVIYVALPALFFQLLSKTPIEKLTEWSFIFGAVFSTYVMFSLMFVASVLWSRGEIAQSTVKGLAAAYGNIGYMGPGIALIAFGEEAAVPVALIFCFENIMHFAIAPMMMALAGDDRRGAGALAVDVVRRIALHPFIIATAVGVAAAALAVAPPQPVERLLETLARAAAPCALFAMGVTLALRPLKRVPRELGAIAVLKLVLHPLLCYVVLSAIGDFDPVWVSTAVLLAGLPTATNVFVIAQQYHTWVERASASVLITTVLSVATVTGLLYLIKSGALPPDLFPG comes from the coding sequence ATGGCAGAAATCTTCGGACTCGTTCTTCCGTTCTTCGGGCTGATCTTTCTCGGCTTCTTCGTGGCCCGGATCGTGCGCCAGCCTCTCGAGGCGCTCGGCTGGATGAACATCTTCGTCATCTATGTCGCGCTTCCGGCCCTGTTTTTTCAGCTGCTGTCGAAAACGCCGATTGAGAAGCTCACGGAATGGAGCTTCATCTTCGGAGCGGTCTTTTCGACCTATGTCATGTTTTCGCTGATGTTTGTGGCGTCGGTGCTGTGGTCGCGCGGCGAGATCGCCCAAAGCACGGTCAAGGGACTGGCCGCGGCCTACGGCAATATCGGCTACATGGGGCCGGGTATCGCGCTGATCGCGTTCGGCGAGGAGGCGGCAGTCCCGGTCGCCCTCATCTTCTGCTTCGAAAACATCATGCATTTCGCCATCGCGCCGATGATGATGGCACTGGCCGGCGACGACAGGCGCGGCGCGGGGGCACTTGCCGTCGACGTCGTGAGGCGGATCGCGCTGCATCCCTTCATCATTGCCACCGCCGTCGGCGTTGCAGCCGCCGCGCTGGCTGTCGCCCCGCCGCAGCCGGTGGAACGCCTGCTGGAAACGCTGGCCCGCGCCGCCGCGCCTTGCGCGCTCTTCGCCATGGGGGTGACGCTGGCTCTCAGGCCCTTGAAACGCGTCCCGCGCGAACTGGGCGCGATCGCGGTGCTCAAGCTCGTGCTGCACCCGCTGCTTTGCTACGTGGTGCTGAGCGCCATAGGCGACTTCGATCCGGTCTGGGTTTCGACCGCGGTGCTCTTGGCGGGGCTGCCGACCGCGACCAATGTCTTCGTGATCGCCCAGCAATATCACACATGGGTCGAGCGCGCTTCCGCCAGCGTTCTCATCACGACGGTGCTGTCGGTGGCGACCGTCACCGGGCTTCTCTACCTGATCAAGTCAGGCGCGCTGCCGCCGGACCTGTTCCCGGGTTGA
- the recG gene encoding ATP-dependent DNA helicase RecG, translated as MRPSRLDPLFAPATALDGVGAKIADLLARIVPADLAGRDVRVGDLLFVLPHSLIDRRNRPGIAAAPEGAIVTLDLRVDRHQPSPRGRSNVPYRVFAHDETGEIALTFFHAKQNWLERALPVGENVVVSGRMEWFNGRPSMVHPDHIVNATEAASLPLVEAVYPLTAGLSPRVLRRSLEQALANVPDLPEWLDEALMRRHSFPAFGSALARLHHPAGPEDVDLDNPARRRLAYDELLANQLSLALVRARIRRLSGRPLSGDGQLVEAIRAALPYTLTGSQQQAFAEIADDLARPERMLRLLQGDVGSGKTVVGLLAMARASEAGGQSVLMAPTEILARQHFATIAPLARKAGIETAILTGREKGRERREILAGIEDGATGIVVGTHALFQDEVRYKELVLAIIDEQHRFGVHQRLALTSKGVAPDMLVMTATPIPRTLVLTAFGDMDVSRLTDKPAGRRPVVTVTLPTERLADLLDRIASALAEGQKVYWICPLVEESEEAGLMSAEERHSLLAPRFGDTVGLVHGRMKGADKNEAMRAFKSGETRLLVATTVIEVGVDVPDATIMVIEHAERFGLAQLHQLRGRVGRGDKPSTCVLLYKGPLGETATKRLSVMRDTEDGFVIAEEDLKLRGEGELLGTRQSGTPGFQVARIEAHADLLETARSDARLVLEQDPELTSPRGEALRLLLYIFGRDAAIRLLRSG; from the coding sequence ATGCGGCCCTCACGTCTCGATCCCCTGTTCGCTCCGGCCACCGCGCTCGACGGCGTCGGCGCCAAGATCGCTGACCTGTTGGCCAGGATCGTGCCCGCCGATCTTGCCGGTCGCGACGTCAGGGTCGGCGACCTTCTTTTCGTGCTGCCGCATTCGCTGATCGACCGCCGCAACCGTCCGGGCATCGCCGCAGCCCCGGAGGGCGCGATCGTGACACTCGACCTGAGGGTCGACCGGCACCAGCCGTCGCCGCGCGGCAGGAGCAACGTGCCCTACAGGGTCTTTGCCCACGACGAGACCGGTGAGATCGCGCTGACCTTCTTTCACGCCAAGCAGAACTGGCTCGAAAGGGCATTGCCGGTTGGCGAAAACGTGGTCGTGAGCGGGCGCATGGAGTGGTTCAACGGGCGGCCCTCGATGGTGCATCCCGACCACATCGTGAATGCGACCGAGGCTGCCTCGTTGCCGCTGGTCGAGGCGGTCTACCCATTGACCGCCGGGCTCTCGCCGCGGGTGCTGCGCCGCTCGCTCGAGCAGGCCCTGGCCAATGTGCCCGACCTGCCCGAATGGCTCGACGAGGCTTTGATGCGCCGCCATAGTTTTCCCGCCTTTGGCAGCGCGCTGGCGCGGTTGCACCACCCTGCGGGACCGGAGGATGTCGACCTCGACAATCCCGCGCGCCGGCGTCTGGCTTATGACGAACTTCTCGCCAACCAGCTCTCGCTCGCGCTTGTGCGCGCCCGTATCCGGCGCCTGTCGGGCCGGCCGCTGTCCGGCGACGGCCAGCTGGTCGAGGCCATTCGCGCCGCCCTGCCCTATACGCTGACCGGTTCACAGCAGCAGGCCTTTGCCGAGATCGCCGACGACCTTGCCCGGCCGGAGCGCATGTTGCGGCTGCTGCAGGGCGACGTCGGTTCCGGCAAGACCGTGGTCGGCCTGCTCGCCATGGCGCGCGCGTCCGAGGCCGGCGGCCAGTCGGTACTGATGGCGCCGACCGAGATCCTCGCTCGCCAGCATTTTGCCACCATCGCGCCGCTGGCAAGAAAGGCGGGGATAGAGACGGCAATCCTGACCGGCCGCGAAAAGGGCCGCGAGCGGCGCGAAATCCTGGCGGGCATCGAGGACGGCGCCACCGGCATTGTGGTCGGCACCCACGCGCTCTTCCAGGACGAGGTCCGCTACAAGGAACTGGTGCTGGCAATCATCGACGAGCAGCATCGCTTTGGCGTGCACCAGCGCCTCGCCCTGACCTCGAAGGGTGTTGCGCCGGACATGCTGGTGATGACGGCGACCCCGATCCCGCGCACGCTGGTGCTGACGGCCTTCGGCGACATGGACGTGTCGCGGCTGACGGATAAGCCGGCCGGCCGCCGTCCTGTCGTCACCGTCACTCTGCCCACCGAGCGGCTCGCCGACCTCCTCGACCGCATCGCCAGCGCGCTCGCCGAGGGACAGAAGGTCTATTGGATCTGCCCGCTGGTCGAGGAGTCCGAAGAGGCCGGGCTGATGTCGGCCGAAGAGCGCCATTCGCTGCTGGCGCCGCGTTTCGGCGACACGGTCGGGCTGGTGCATGGGCGCATGAAGGGCGCCGACAAGAACGAAGCGATGCGCGCCTTCAAGTCCGGCGAGACAAGGCTGCTCGTCGCCACCACGGTCATCGAGGTCGGTGTCGACGTGCCGGACGCCACGATCATGGTGATCGAACATGCCGAACGTTTCGGCCTCGCGCAGCTGCACCAACTGCGTGGCCGCGTCGGCCGTGGCGACAAGCCGTCGACCTGCGTGCTGCTCTACAAGGGACCGCTCGGCGAGACGGCGACCAAACGCCTTTCCGTCATGCGCGACACCGAGGATGGCTTCGTCATCGCCGAGGAAGACCTGAAGCTGCGCGGCGAAGGTGAACTGCTCGGCACGCGCCAGTCCGGAACACCGGGTTTCCAGGTGGCCCGCATCGAAGCGCATGCCGACTTGCTGGAAACCGCTCGCAGCGACGCGCGATTGGTGCTGGAGCAGGATCCCGAACTGACCTCGCCGCGCGGCGAGGCGCTTCGCCTGCTGCTTTATATCTTTGGCAGGGATGCAGCGATCCGCCTGTTGCGGTCGGGCTGA
- a CDS encoding succinate dehydrogenase assembly factor 2, with amino-acid sequence MTGTTRSSGTLEVRRRKAHYRARHRGMREMDLLLGTFADASVDTLSAADIDVFEDLLEVPDAELFKWMTGEAPVPDHHDTELFRRIQAFCRVLPI; translated from the coding sequence ATGACAGGCACCACAAGAAGCAGCGGCACCCTGGAGGTGCGGCGGCGCAAGGCGCACTACCGCGCCCGGCATCGCGGCATGCGCGAGATGGATCTGCTTCTCGGCACCTTCGCCGACGCCAGCGTCGACACGCTGTCGGCGGCGGACATCGATGTGTTCGAGGATCTCCTGGAAGTGCCGGATGCCGAACTCTTCAAATGGATGACCGGCGAGGCGCCGGTCCCCGACCACCACGACACCGAACTTTTTCGCCGGATCCAGGCCTTCTGCCGGGTCTTGCCGATCTGA
- the hspQ gene encoding heat shock protein HspQ produces MTDIKKAKFQIGQVVSHRIFPFRGVIFDVDPEFDNSEEWYQAIPEDIRPSKDQPFYHLLAENEETEYIAYVSEQNLVPDDSGEPVRHPQIAEFFNKTADGRYEPKNSGVH; encoded by the coding sequence ATGACAGATATCAAAAAAGCCAAGTTTCAGATCGGCCAGGTGGTCAGCCACCGCATTTTCCCGTTCCGCGGTGTCATCTTCGACGTCGACCCCGAGTTCGACAATTCCGAGGAATGGTACCAGGCGATCCCCGAGGACATCCGTCCCTCCAAGGACCAGCCTTTCTACCACCTGCTCGCCGAAAACGAGGAAACCGAATACATCGCCTATGTTTCGGAACAGAATCTGGTGCCCGACGATTCCGGCGAACCGGTCAGACACCCGCAGATCGCCGAGTTCTTCAACAAGACGGCCGACGGCCGCTACGAGCCCAAGAACTCCGGCGTTCACTGA
- the mfd gene encoding transcription-repair coupling factor, translating into MTLLPKFGLASAAPGPVTVAGVADGFEAFALAAISAEAATDCPMLFVARDGQRIPAIREALAFVAPGLPVLELPAWDCLPYDRVSPGADAAARRLDALGAMIALKKAPHRAIVLSTVNAILQRIPPAAALESQFLTVRPGNQIDMKVLVERLETSGFERTGTVRDVSEYAVRGGILDLFAPGSPEPLRLDFFGDTLESIRAFDPATQRTTSQRNELVLKPASEVALTPEAVSRFRRAYIEAFGAPSRDDALYAAISEGRRFAGMEHWLPFFHEGMQTVFDYLPDVPVVFDTLANDSLGERHDLIRDHYEARRNQAEGKGLADATPYKPLPPELLYLDQDEVSAAASQRLRCDLTAFETPDSAGRRVVHARSKAGRTFAAERADPSANVFDHAVRHLTALRASGKRVMIAGWTEGSLDRLSQILDEHGLGGMERAADLAELDKLPPQEAGLAVLPVETGFETERLAVVSEQDILGDRLVRRSRRKRSADFITELSSLASGDIVVHADHGIGRFIGLRTVEAAGAPHDCLELHYAGDDRLFLPVENIELLSRYGSDAADTALDRLGGGNWQARKARLKKKLLEMAGQLIRIAAEREMRGAPAIRPPHGLYGEFAARFPYEETEDQQGAIDAVIDDLGAGRPMDRLICGDVGFGKTEVALRAAFLAAMEGFQVAVVVPTTLLARQHYRTFAERFSGLPVRVRQASRLVGAKELAETKKGLCDGTVDIVVGTHALLGASVRFKNLGLLIIDEEQHFGVKHKERLKELKSDVHVLTLSATPIPRTLQLALTGVRELSLIATAPVDRMAVRTFISPFDALVIRETLLRERYRGGQSFYVVPRISDLAEISGFLKESVPELKVATAHGQLPPGELDDIMNAFYDGKFDVLLSTTIVESGLDIPTANTLIVHRADMFGLAQLYQLRGRVGRSKVRAYALFTLPANRTLTANADRRLKVLQSLDTLGAGFQLASHDLDIRGAGNLLGEEQSGHIREVGFELYQQMLEEAVAELRGSGETVDTGWSPQITVGTAVMIPEDYVADLQLRLGLYRRLAELETTGEIDAFGAELIDRFGPLPVEVQHLLKIVYIKALCRRANVEKLDAGPKGVVIQFRDKVFPNPAGLVGMIAEQGSLAKIRPDQSVVFIRDWPSAEKRLAGAAVVMTQLTRLVEKAAA; encoded by the coding sequence ATGACACTGCTTCCAAAATTCGGCCTGGCGTCAGCCGCACCCGGCCCGGTCACCGTCGCCGGCGTTGCCGACGGCTTCGAGGCCTTCGCACTTGCCGCCATCTCCGCTGAGGCGGCCACGGACTGTCCGATGCTTTTCGTCGCTCGTGACGGCCAGCGCATCCCAGCGATCCGCGAAGCCCTGGCCTTCGTGGCGCCCGGTCTGCCGGTGCTCGAACTGCCCGCATGGGACTGTCTTCCCTACGACCGCGTATCGCCGGGCGCGGACGCCGCCGCGCGGCGGCTCGACGCGCTGGGCGCCATGATTGCGCTGAAAAAGGCGCCGCACCGGGCGATCGTGCTCTCGACAGTGAACGCGATCCTGCAGCGCATTCCGCCGGCGGCCGCATTGGAGAGCCAGTTTCTGACGGTCAGGCCGGGCAACCAGATCGACATGAAGGTGCTTGTCGAGCGGCTGGAGACCAGCGGCTTCGAGCGCACCGGCACGGTTCGCGACGTGTCCGAATACGCCGTGCGCGGCGGCATCCTCGACCTTTTCGCGCCCGGATCGCCCGAGCCGCTGCGGCTCGACTTCTTCGGCGATACGCTGGAATCGATCCGCGCCTTCGATCCCGCCACCCAGCGCACCACCAGCCAGCGCAACGAACTCGTGCTCAAGCCTGCCAGCGAGGTCGCGCTGACGCCGGAAGCAGTCAGCCGCTTTCGTCGCGCCTATATCGAGGCTTTTGGCGCGCCCTCGCGCGACGACGCGCTCTATGCCGCAATCAGCGAAGGTCGGCGCTTCGCCGGCATGGAGCACTGGCTGCCGTTCTTTCACGAGGGCATGCAAACCGTCTTCGACTACCTGCCGGACGTGCCCGTCGTCTTCGATACGCTTGCCAACGACTCCCTCGGCGAGCGGCATGACCTCATCCGCGACCATTACGAGGCCCGCCGCAACCAGGCAGAAGGCAAGGGGCTGGCGGACGCCACGCCCTACAAGCCATTGCCGCCCGAGCTTCTCTATCTCGATCAAGACGAAGTCTCGGCGGCCGCCTCACAGAGGCTGCGCTGCGATCTCACAGCATTCGAAACACCGGACTCGGCGGGGCGGCGCGTCGTTCATGCCCGTTCCAAGGCTGGCCGCACCTTCGCCGCCGAACGCGCCGATCCCTCCGCCAATGTGTTCGATCACGCCGTTCGCCACCTGACCGCACTTCGCGCATCGGGCAAACGCGTCATGATCGCCGGCTGGACCGAGGGATCGCTCGACCGTCTGTCGCAGATCCTCGACGAACACGGCCTCGGCGGGATGGAGCGCGCGGCCGACCTTGCCGAGCTGGACAAGCTGCCTCCGCAGGAAGCGGGGCTCGCGGTCCTGCCGGTCGAGACCGGGTTCGAGACCGAGCGGCTCGCGGTCGTGTCAGAACAGGATATCCTCGGCGACAGGCTGGTGCGCCGTTCGCGCCGCAAGCGCAGCGCCGACTTCATCACCGAGCTGTCCTCGCTCGCCTCCGGCGACATCGTCGTTCACGCCGACCATGGTATCGGCCGTTTCATCGGCCTGCGCACGGTCGAGGCGGCAGGCGCTCCGCATGACTGCCTGGAGCTGCATTATGCCGGCGATGACCGGCTGTTCCTGCCGGTCGAAAACATCGAGCTGCTGTCGCGCTATGGTTCCGACGCGGCCGACACGGCGCTCGACCGGCTGGGCGGCGGCAACTGGCAGGCGCGCAAGGCGCGGCTCAAGAAGAAGCTTTTGGAAATGGCCGGCCAACTCATCCGCATCGCCGCCGAGCGCGAGATGCGCGGCGCACCGGCGATCCGGCCACCCCACGGCCTTTACGGTGAATTTGCAGCCCGTTTCCCCTACGAGGAGACGGAGGACCAGCAGGGCGCGATCGACGCCGTCATCGATGACCTTGGCGCGGGGCGCCCGATGGACCGGCTGATCTGTGGCGATGTCGGCTTCGGCAAGACCGAGGTGGCGCTGCGCGCCGCCTTCCTCGCCGCCATGGAAGGGTTTCAGGTCGCCGTGGTGGTTCCGACCACGCTGCTGGCCCGCCAGCATTACCGGACCTTCGCCGAACGTTTTTCCGGCCTGCCGGTGCGGGTGCGCCAGGCGTCGCGGCTGGTCGGCGCCAAGGAGCTCGCCGAGACCAAGAAGGGCCTCTGCGACGGCACGGTCGACATCGTGGTCGGCACCCACGCGTTGCTTGGCGCCTCGGTGCGGTTCAAGAATCTGGGGCTGCTGATCATCGACGAGGAGCAGCATTTCGGCGTCAAGCACAAGGAACGGCTGAAGGAGCTGAAATCCGACGTGCACGTCCTGACCCTGTCGGCGACGCCGATCCCGCGCACGCTGCAACTGGCGCTGACGGGAGTGCGCGAACTGTCGCTGATCGCCACTGCGCCCGTCGACCGCATGGCAGTAAGAACCTTCATCTCGCCCTTCGACGCGCTCGTCATCCGCGAGACCCTGCTGCGCGAGCGCTATCGCGGCGGCCAGAGCTTCTATGTCGTGCCGCGCATCAGCGATCTGGCCGAAATATCCGGATTCCTGAAGGAATCGGTGCCCGAACTGAAGGTCGCAACGGCTCACGGACAATTGCCGCCGGGCGAACTCGACGACATCATGAACGCCTTCTATGACGGCAAGTTCGACGTGCTGCTGTCGACCACGATCGTCGAATCCGGGCTCGACATTCCGACCGCCAATACGCTGATCGTGCATCGTGCCGACATGTTCGGGCTCGCCCAGCTCTACCAGCTTCGCGGCCGGGTCGGGCGCTCCAAGGTGCGCGCCTACGCGCTGTTCACGCTGCCCGCCAACCGCACGCTGACCGCCAATGCCGACCGTCGGCTCAAGGTGCTGCAGTCGCTCGACACGCTCGGCGCGGGTTTCCAGCTTGCCAGCCACGACCTCGACATTCGCGGCGCCGGAAATCTGCTTGGCGAGGAACAGTCGGGCCACATCAGGGAAGTCGGCTTCGAGCTCTACCAGCAGATGCTGGAGGAAGCGGTCGCCGAGTTGCGCGGCTCGGGTGAGACCGTCGATACGGGCTGGTCGCCGCAAATCACGGTTGGAACCGCCGTGATGATCCCGGAGGATTATGTCGCCGATCTCCAACTCAGGCTCGGGCTCTATCGGCGACTGGCCGAACTCGAAACCACCGGAGAGATCGACGCCTTCGGCGCCGAACTGATCGATCGTTTCGGCCCGCTGCCGGTCGAGGTCCAGCACCTCTTGAAGATCGTCTACATCAAGGCGCTGTGCCGCCGCGCCAATGTCGAGAAGCTCGACGCCGGTCCGAAGGGCGTCGTCATCCAGTTTCGCGACAAGGTGTTCCCGAACCCGGCAGGGCTCGTCGGAATGATCGCCGAGCAAGGTTCGCTCGCCAAGATCAGGCCGGACCAGAGCGTGGTTTTCATCCGCGACTGGCCGAGCGCCGAAAAGAGGCTGGCCGGCGCCGCGGTGGTGATGACGCAGTTGACGAGGCTGGTGGAGAAGGCCGCGGCCTAG